The following are from one region of the Primulina eburnea isolate SZY01 unplaced genomic scaffold, ASM2296580v1 ctg822_ERROPOS1000000+, whole genome shotgun sequence genome:
- the LOC140822432 gene encoding probable small nuclear ribonucleoprotein G isoform X2 has product MSRSGQPPDLKKYMDKKLQIKLNANRTVVGTLRGFDQFMNLVIDNTVEVNGDEKTDIGMVVIRGNSVVTVEALEPVARPQ; this is encoded by the exons ATGAGCAGATCAGGTCAACCCCCAGACCTCAAGAA GTACATGGACAAGAAGCTACAGA TAAAGCTGAATGCCAATCGTACAGTGGTCGGAACCCTTCGTGGTTTCGATCAGTTTATGAACCTGGTAATAGACAACACTGTTGAAGTGAATGGAGATGAGAAAACCGATATTGGCATGGTG GTTATCAGAGGAAATAGTGTGGTTACTGTTGAAGCCCTTGAGCCGGTTGCCCGACCACAATGA
- the LOC140822432 gene encoding probable small nuclear ribonucleoprotein G isoform X1 translates to MSRSGQPPDLKKYMDKKLQSKCPILNANRTVVGTLRGFDQFMNLVIDNTVEVNGDEKTDIGMVVIRGNSVVTVEALEPVARPQ, encoded by the exons ATGAGCAGATCAGGTCAACCCCCAGACCTCAAGAA GTACATGGACAAGAAGCTACAGAGTAAGTGCCCAATT CTGAATGCCAATCGTACAGTGGTCGGAACCCTTCGTGGTTTCGATCAGTTTATGAACCTGGTAATAGACAACACTGTTGAAGTGAATGGAGATGAGAAAACCGATATTGGCATGGTG GTTATCAGAGGAAATAGTGTGGTTACTGTTGAAGCCCTTGAGCCGGTTGCCCGACCACAATGA